Proteins encoded in a region of the Planococcus shixiaomingii genome:
- a CDS encoding transporter substrate-binding domain-containing protein codes for MKKNLSFLSVILSAGLLLSACGGGGGSEGGSGGPKLVEEGKFTTASSGLYKPFSFEEGGNLTGFDIEVGNAIAEEMGLEPNPVTTPFETIIQGLTTNRYDAIIGSLAITNKRAEQVDFTDPYYYSGGAIFVREGSTEIKSKEDLKDKKIGVVGQSTYETAAKEYTENIQYYNSDVVALQDLEIEGRLDAVITADVVGFEAQNTGIKVEQVGEPLWIEKVAIAVRKDDTEMKNQINEALAAIIENGTYEKISDKYFGRNLLETDIEGIEVLE; via the coding sequence ATGAAAAAGAACTTATCATTTTTAAGCGTAATTTTATCAGCGGGACTTTTACTTTCGGCTTGTGGAGGGGGCGGTGGCTCTGAAGGCGGCAGCGGGGGACCGAAATTGGTTGAAGAAGGAAAATTCACAACTGCTTCCAGCGGACTTTATAAGCCTTTTAGTTTTGAAGAAGGTGGTAATTTGACAGGGTTTGATATTGAAGTGGGAAATGCCATTGCAGAAGAAATGGGCTTGGAGCCGAATCCGGTTACAACTCCATTTGAAACGATTATTCAAGGATTGACAACAAATCGCTATGACGCCATTATCGGTTCGTTGGCGATAACCAATAAACGAGCAGAACAGGTAGATTTCACCGATCCGTACTATTATTCAGGCGGTGCGATTTTTGTGCGTGAAGGAAGCACAGAAATCAAATCAAAAGAAGATTTGAAAGATAAGAAAATTGGAGTTGTGGGGCAAAGTACGTATGAAACAGCTGCAAAAGAATATACGGAGAACATTCAATACTATAACAGTGACGTTGTAGCTTTACAGGACTTGGAAATTGAAGGGCGTTTGGATGCTGTAATCACTGCTGACGTAGTTGGTTTTGAAGCACAGAATACCGGCATTAAAGTCGAACAGGTCGGTGAGCCATTGTGGATTGAGAAAGTGGCAATTGCTGTCCGCAAAGATGATACAGAAATGAAAAATCAAATTAACGAAGCATTGGCTGCCATCATTGAAAATGGAACATATGAAAAAATTTCAGACAAATATTTCGGGCGTAACCTCCTAGAAACAGATATTGAAGGCATTGAAGTTTTAGAATAG
- a CDS encoding HD domain-containing phosphohydrolase has translation MKGLDILKNGYLETVNNDSTSLSLLGRGNGIEMMKQLVLKDKIFFLYPSEDADVQEFFYILNGEIETEVNGEIVELGPNDFFSSKNLEATVQFTAKTDVSFLSVSTAPVFHYLSNVISALRKVGETVERKDPYTFQHSSRVANYAVKIALKMKLRKERMDNLFIASILHDIGKVNIPEEVLKKPAKLTDEEFALVKKHPTDGAAMIRETIYADLADIVEQHHERIDGSGYPFGLKGEEISLEAKIIGVADTFDAMTEDRAYRKAFSPEFAMQELKRLAGTLYDPEVVDAFEQVLYQEGKLS, from the coding sequence GTGAAAGGCTTGGATATATTGAAAAACGGGTACCTTGAAACCGTTAATAATGATTCCACATCTTTAAGTTTGCTTGGCCGCGGTAACGGTATTGAGATGATGAAGCAACTTGTCTTAAAAGATAAGATATTCTTCCTTTATCCAAGTGAAGATGCCGATGTTCAAGAATTCTTTTATATTTTGAACGGAGAAATTGAAACTGAAGTAAATGGAGAAATAGTAGAATTAGGACCAAATGATTTTTTTTCCTCGAAAAATTTGGAAGCGACTGTGCAATTTACTGCTAAAACAGATGTAAGCTTTTTATCCGTTTCTACAGCTCCTGTTTTTCATTATCTAAGTAACGTTATTAGTGCATTGCGAAAAGTGGGAGAAACGGTGGAACGAAAAGACCCGTATACGTTCCAGCACAGTTCACGAGTCGCAAATTACGCTGTAAAGATAGCCCTGAAGATGAAGTTAAGGAAAGAAAGAATGGACAATTTGTTTATCGCTTCTATTCTTCATGATATCGGCAAAGTTAATATTCCTGAAGAAGTTCTAAAAAAACCGGCAAAACTGACAGATGAAGAATTTGCCTTAGTAAAAAAACATCCAACAGACGGAGCTGCAATGATTCGTGAAACCATTTATGCTGATTTAGCAGATATTGTCGAACAGCATCATGAACGAATAGACGGCAGCGGTTATCCTTTTGGATTAAAAGGTGAAGAAATTTCATTAGAAGCAAAAATTATTGGAGTGGCTGATACTTTTGATGCCATGACAGAAGACCGCGCTTACCGAAAAGCTTTTTCGCCTGAATTTGCAATGCAGGAATTGAAGCGCCTCGCGGGCACTCTATATGATCCGGAAGTAGTAGATGCATTTGAGCAAGTCTTATACCAAGAAGGAAAACTCAGCTAA
- a CDS encoding DUF6904 family protein, giving the protein MLTITNTPNSTGVKISGDYFDLDGLNQAIYQIIGDEEKYYDYAGARMRILGISFEIRHAAQGDRNIEKVFNGLHDHVKKQHGFIAPDKNIYFSVEILWPEILFTALALKDYVRLHRKESKNPEWDIHLHTVSHFQALVLDCLHGQVQEEEFQTILKAFSNTLPVEDYAIQYIDFLNLKYIGMTKAQREKTLPIVAVKIAMQDQDYLSFRQEVLAAANPAKKSIHEISIQAEYPETIMW; this is encoded by the coding sequence GTGCTAACTATTACCAATACACCGAATAGCACTGGAGTAAAAATTAGCGGCGATTATTTCGACTTGGACGGGTTGAACCAAGCGATTTACCAAATCATTGGCGATGAAGAAAAGTATTACGATTATGCCGGTGCTCGCATGCGGATCCTTGGCATTTCTTTTGAAATTCGGCATGCCGCTCAAGGCGACCGGAACATCGAAAAGGTATTTAACGGTCTTCACGACCATGTAAAAAAACAGCATGGCTTTATTGCTCCTGACAAAAACATCTATTTTTCCGTCGAAATTCTTTGGCCGGAGATTTTGTTCACAGCTCTCGCTTTGAAAGATTATGTTCGCTTGCATCGTAAAGAGTCGAAAAATCCGGAATGGGATATCCACCTCCATACCGTTTCTCATTTCCAGGCACTTGTGCTCGATTGTTTACACGGGCAAGTGCAAGAAGAAGAATTCCAAACGATTTTAAAAGCATTCTCTAATACACTGCCTGTCGAAGACTACGCTATTCAATATATCGATTTTTTAAATCTTAAGTATATCGGCATGACAAAAGCTCAACGGGAAAAAACGCTCCCTATCGTTGCAGTAAAAATTGCCATGCAAGATCAGGATTATCTTTCTTTCCGCCAAGAAGTTTTGGCTGCTGCAAACCCTGCAAAAAAATCCATTCATGAAATTTCGATCCAAGCTGAATACCCTGAAACGATTATGTGGTAA
- a CDS encoding circularly permuted type 2 ATP-grasp protein, giving the protein MFNSYKTSPFFDEMFTSEGKPKPHYQKFHEILSQFTEDDLKEKHDTAQLSFLRQGITFTVYNNNVGTERTMPFDFVPIIISPEEWKTIEKGMIQRTEALNQFLEDVYHEQKILKDGVIPRNLVEENPYYYAKQAKGINVPLKNHIFLAGIDLIRDESGKYHVLEDNLRNPSGMSYVYQNRYVMRQVYPEFFAKHAVETLEHQLSHLYEAILDHAPEAKREKPFAVLLTPGMYNSAYYDHVFLAQQMGMDLVEGRDLLVKDNIVYMKSIRGLKRVDIIYRRIDDDFLDPEAFREDSALGVSGLVGAYRQGNVAILNGIGNGVADDKAIYAYVPEMIRYYLKEEPIIDNVKTYILGKEEEREWVLAHLEELVVKNVGASGGYDMLIGPHASKEQLEEFRAKIIETPHQYIAQPTIKLSRAPAYQGEKFYPCHVDLRVFVMRGKETRVLPGGLSRVALKEGSLVVNSSQGGGGKDTWVCKDERGSS; this is encoded by the coding sequence ATGTTTAATTCTTATAAGACGAGTCCATTTTTTGATGAAATGTTTACTTCGGAAGGGAAGCCGAAACCACATTATCAAAAGTTTCACGAGATACTCTCCCAGTTTACGGAAGACGATCTGAAAGAAAAGCATGATACGGCCCAGCTTTCTTTTTTAAGGCAAGGCATCACGTTTACCGTTTACAACAATAATGTAGGAACTGAAAGGACCATGCCATTCGATTTTGTCCCTATCATCATTTCTCCGGAAGAATGGAAGACCATTGAAAAAGGGATGATCCAGCGGACAGAAGCCCTCAACCAATTTTTAGAAGACGTTTACCACGAACAGAAAATCCTCAAAGACGGCGTTATTCCAAGAAACCTTGTTGAAGAAAATCCTTACTATTACGCCAAACAAGCGAAAGGAATAAATGTGCCGTTAAAAAATCATATCTTCCTGGCTGGGATTGATCTGATTCGGGATGAGTCTGGCAAATACCATGTTCTTGAAGACAATTTGCGAAACCCTTCCGGAATGTCTTATGTCTATCAAAACCGTTATGTCATGAGGCAAGTTTATCCGGAGTTTTTTGCCAAACACGCAGTAGAGACGCTTGAACATCAGTTGTCCCATTTATATGAAGCAATATTGGATCATGCACCTGAAGCAAAAAGAGAAAAGCCTTTTGCTGTGCTTCTGACTCCGGGCATGTACAATTCCGCTTATTACGACCATGTTTTTCTGGCCCAGCAAATGGGAATGGATCTGGTCGAAGGACGGGATTTGCTCGTCAAAGACAATATCGTTTATATGAAATCAATTCGCGGTTTAAAGCGTGTCGATATTATTTACCGAAGAATAGACGATGATTTTCTGGATCCGGAAGCTTTTCGGGAAGACTCCGCTTTAGGTGTTTCGGGATTAGTAGGAGCTTACCGGCAAGGGAATGTAGCCATTTTGAACGGCATCGGCAATGGTGTTGCCGATGATAAAGCCATTTATGCTTATGTCCCAGAGATGATTCGCTACTACTTAAAGGAAGAACCGATTATCGACAATGTGAAAACGTATATATTGGGCAAAGAAGAGGAACGTGAATGGGTGCTAGCGCACTTAGAAGAGCTTGTCGTCAAAAATGTCGGAGCATCCGGCGGCTATGACATGCTGATCGGCCCGCATGCTTCTAAAGAACAGTTAGAAGAGTTCCGCGCAAAAATTATTGAAACACCTCATCAATACATTGCTCAGCCAACCATCAAATTATCTCGGGCACCTGCTTATCAAGGTGAGAAATTTTATCCTTGCCATGTGGATTTGCGTGTATTTGTCATGAGAGGAAAAGAAACGCGTGTGCTGCCTGGCGGGTTGTCGCGCGTTGCCTTGAAAGAAGGCTCGCTCGTTGTCAATTCCTCGCAGGGCGGGGGCGGAAAGGATACGTGGGTGTGCAAAGATGAGAGGGGGTCATCGTAA
- a CDS encoding alpha-E domain-containing protein produces MLSRVANSLYWMSRNAERAENNARILDVQLLQMIEASDEELVRDRDWKLIFEICASTEMMEHIKSKPFYDEENLVHYLALSEENWNSIGNCVRFVRENARVSRDHIPDDYWETWNSSYWALQETDSQQITMRNVRGFLKQVKMTSLTSQGIIESAMSRGVAYQIIKIGKWLERAEKTARILNVVCERTREREMEEQTEDYYYWLAALRMANGYEAYLKANPPLMDGKEVLCFLTSNKAFPRSIIYCLDHVRDAIHDLEGGIVSHYSWELYAKLDQLRTDFEKIDIRALDSDEMMDFLNQFQNGCNEIGEIFSKTYYLIDPTESQQETEQTQTQRQTQTTGTKGLSSMKYKIEHTNIFEYDTIVDQSMNSIRLKPRTDECQRLLSYRAEITPASVAKEYVDIWGNNVETFFIAEHHRQLEVKTTSVVSIQKSPFVHRIDYSPEMNAIFHSQLFSEHYLAYLSNTAYTYISAEQMAHVDEQLGEMTNPVQFAIDVTEFLNHHFTYDGESTNVSTKAEESFGLMKGVCQDITHVMLGILRNKNIPARYVSGYLYVGENSALVGDAASHAWVEVMVPGIGWVGLDPTNNVEALEHHIRVGVGRDYNDVSPVQGVYRGGSQSLDVKVSVSLLES; encoded by the coding sequence ATGTTGAGCCGTGTAGCGAACTCGCTGTATTGGATGTCGAGAAATGCAGAAAGAGCGGAAAACAATGCACGTATTTTGGATGTGCAGCTGCTGCAAATGATTGAAGCATCAGATGAAGAATTGGTCCGTGATCGAGATTGGAAACTGATTTTTGAAATTTGTGCCTCAACGGAAATGATGGAACACATCAAGTCAAAACCTTTTTACGATGAAGAAAACCTCGTCCATTATTTAGCGCTTTCTGAAGAAAACTGGAATTCCATCGGCAATTGCGTGCGCTTTGTAAGAGAGAATGCGCGAGTAAGCCGCGACCACATTCCCGATGATTATTGGGAAACTTGGAACAGCAGTTATTGGGCTTTGCAAGAAACGGATAGTCAGCAAATCACCATGCGCAATGTCCGTGGATTTTTAAAACAAGTCAAAATGACTTCTTTAACTTCTCAGGGCATCATAGAATCTGCAATGTCCCGTGGAGTTGCGTACCAGATCATTAAAATTGGAAAATGGCTGGAGCGTGCCGAAAAAACAGCGCGAATTTTAAATGTAGTGTGTGAACGAACCCGAGAACGGGAAATGGAAGAACAGACAGAGGATTATTACTATTGGCTGGCAGCTCTCCGAATGGCAAATGGTTATGAAGCTTATTTAAAAGCTAATCCGCCTCTGATGGACGGAAAAGAAGTCCTTTGTTTTCTTACCTCCAATAAAGCCTTTCCACGATCCATCATTTATTGTCTGGATCATGTGCGGGATGCGATCCATGATCTTGAAGGTGGCATAGTATCGCATTACTCATGGGAGCTGTATGCGAAATTGGATCAGTTGCGGACAGACTTCGAAAAAATAGATATAAGAGCTTTAGATTCTGATGAAATGATGGACTTCTTAAATCAGTTCCAAAATGGCTGCAATGAAATCGGCGAAATCTTTTCAAAAACCTATTATTTAATTGATCCAACCGAATCGCAGCAAGAAACAGAACAAACCCAGACGCAAAGGCAAACGCAGACGACGGGAACGAAGGGACTTTCTTCTATGAAGTATAAAATTGAGCATACCAATATATTTGAATACGATACGATTGTCGACCAAAGCATGAACTCTATTCGCTTGAAGCCAAGAACGGATGAATGCCAGCGTCTGCTTTCTTACCGAGCTGAAATTACGCCCGCTTCAGTGGCAAAAGAATATGTCGATATTTGGGGGAATAATGTTGAGACATTTTTTATAGCTGAACACCATCGGCAGCTGGAAGTGAAAACAACATCAGTCGTCAGCATCCAAAAAAGCCCATTTGTCCATCGTATCGATTATTCGCCCGAAATGAATGCCATCTTTCATTCCCAATTATTCAGCGAGCATTATTTGGCCTATTTAAGCAATACAGCGTATACCTATATTTCAGCTGAACAGATGGCCCATGTCGATGAACAACTTGGCGAAATGACTAATCCGGTGCAATTTGCCATCGATGTGACCGAATTCTTGAATCATCATTTCACCTATGATGGAGAGTCGACTAACGTTTCAACCAAAGCGGAGGAATCTTTTGGTTTGATGAAAGGCGTCTGCCAAGATATTACGCACGTCATGCTGGGGATTTTGCGCAATAAGAATATACCTGCCCGTTACGTCAGTGGTTATCTGTATGTGGGTGAAAATTCGGCGTTGGTAGGCGATGCGGCAAGCCATGCTTGGGTTGAAGTGATGGTTCCAGGAATTGGCTGGGTCGGGCTCGACCCGACCAATAACGTGGAAGCACTTGAACACCATATCCGTGTCGGTGTCGGCCGTGACTATAATGACGTCAGTCCGGTCCAAGGCGTTTACAGAGGCGGAAGCCAATCGCTGGACGTTAAAGTATCGGTCAGTTTGCTCGAATCATAG
- a CDS encoding amino acid ABC transporter permease — protein MPEIFVTVYDVFMRTYPGFLEATLVTLQLTAVGVILGTVIGLFFALMKISGSKILRGIANIYITIIRGTPLIVQIMFLYFGIVEIYTMDNFWAGAIALGIHNGAYIAEIFRGAIQGVDPGQREASMSLGMNRKQTMSRIVFPQALRRSIPPLGNQFIITLKDSSLVYVIGVSEIFALGNREAAQSYQPFESFLVVALYYLVLVMIFTFLLRLYENKLDVDRA, from the coding sequence ATGCCAGAAATATTTGTAACGGTTTACGATGTATTTATGAGGACTTATCCAGGATTTTTAGAAGCGACACTTGTCACTTTGCAATTGACAGCGGTAGGGGTCATTCTCGGAACTGTCATCGGTTTATTTTTTGCTCTTATGAAAATTTCAGGATCGAAAATATTGCGCGGCATTGCGAATATTTACATTACAATTATCCGTGGTACGCCGCTGATTGTGCAAATTATGTTTTTATACTTCGGAATTGTTGAAATTTATACAATGGATAATTTCTGGGCTGGTGCAATCGCACTTGGTATCCATAACGGGGCATATATTGCGGAGATCTTCCGCGGCGCTATCCAAGGCGTTGACCCAGGCCAGCGTGAAGCCAGCATGTCCCTTGGGATGAACCGGAAACAGACAATGAGCCGCATTGTGTTTCCACAAGCTTTGCGCCGATCTATTCCGCCACTTGGGAACCAATTCATCATTACGCTTAAAGATTCATCATTAGTATATGTTATTGGGGTATCTGAAATTTTTGCACTTGGAAACCGCGAAGCGGCACAATCTTATCAGCCGTTTGAATCGTTCTTGGTAGTAGCGCTTTACTACTTGGTGCTCGTCATGATTTTCACATTCCTGTTGCGTTTGTATGAGAACAAACTCGATGTGGACAGAGCCTAA
- the rluF gene encoding 23S rRNA pseudouridine(2604) synthase RluF, which yields MRINKFLSETGITSRRGADKFIEANRVTINGKVAELGSKVEPGDEVKVDGKIIEQPKQQYVYIALNKPVGITSTTERHIEGNIVDFVNHPLRIFHIGRLDKDSEGLILLTNDGDVVNEILRAENEHEKEYIVKVDMPITDSFIRKMEEGVEILDTKTLPAKAEKLSKYTFRLIIRQGLNRQIRRMCAALGYEVRSLKRIRIMNIQVGDLPVGQWRDLTDQEREELFEQLDYTPKR from the coding sequence ATGCGAATCAACAAATTTTTAAGCGAAACTGGGATTACATCTCGCCGAGGAGCAGATAAATTTATAGAAGCCAACCGGGTGACGATCAATGGGAAGGTTGCTGAACTTGGCAGCAAAGTCGAGCCTGGCGATGAAGTTAAGGTGGACGGAAAAATCATTGAGCAGCCTAAACAGCAATACGTTTACATCGCACTTAACAAACCAGTCGGCATTACCAGCACCACAGAACGCCATATCGAAGGAAACATTGTGGATTTTGTCAACCATCCCCTGCGTATTTTCCATATCGGACGGCTGGATAAAGACTCTGAAGGATTGATTTTATTGACTAATGACGGCGATGTCGTCAATGAAATCTTGCGGGCAGAGAACGAGCATGAAAAAGAATATATCGTGAAAGTGGATATGCCTATAACGGATTCTTTCATTAGGAAAATGGAAGAAGGAGTGGAGATTTTGGATACGAAAACACTTCCCGCAAAAGCGGAGAAGCTGTCGAAATATACGTTCCGTCTGATAATCCGCCAAGGGTTGAACCGCCAAATCCGGCGGATGTGCGCCGCTCTCGGGTACGAAGTCCGAAGCTTGAAAAGAATTCGGATCATGAATATCCAAGTAGGCGATTTGCCTGTTGGCCAGTGGCGGGATTTAACCGACCAAGAACGGGAAGAATTATTTGAGCAATTGGATTATACACCTAAACGTTGA
- a CDS encoding 3D domain-containing protein has protein sequence MKKLLVVLSFALILFLGTSLESSAAASTYTVKSGDTLYKISKSTKVSVSNLKSWNGLKSDTIHPKQKLKLTKSASKSKTPSRSTSSSVVKEFTVSATAYTAYCAGCSGVTRTGINLKKNPGLKVIAVDPKVIKLGTKVHVEGYGYAVAGDTGGAIKGKKIDVFIPTQQGALKWGRKNVKIKILN, from the coding sequence TTGAAAAAACTATTAGTTGTCTTAAGTTTTGCTCTGATTTTATTCCTTGGCACATCACTTGAAAGTTCAGCAGCAGCGAGTACATACACAGTAAAAAGTGGAGATACATTATATAAAATTTCAAAATCAACAAAAGTGAGCGTCAGCAACCTTAAATCATGGAACGGATTGAAGTCCGACACGATCCATCCAAAACAAAAATTAAAACTGACAAAATCTGCTTCTAAATCAAAAACGCCATCACGCTCTACATCAAGCTCTGTCGTTAAAGAATTTACGGTTTCGGCAACTGCTTATACAGCTTACTGTGCAGGCTGCTCCGGAGTTACGAGAACGGGAATAAACTTAAAGAAAAATCCAGGATTGAAAGTTATAGCTGTCGATCCCAAGGTCATCAAACTTGGAACAAAAGTTCACGTTGAAGGCTACGGCTATGCAGTTGCCGGTGATACTGGCGGCGCTATTAAAGGGAAAAAAATCGACGTCTTTATTCCTACACAACAAGGGGCACTTAAGTGGGGACGGAAAAACGTAAAAATTAAAATTTTAAACTAA
- a CDS encoding DEAD/DEAH box helicase, with protein sequence MNKKQFADFNISDPIIRTLEGLGYTEPTEVQEKVIPVALAKNDVTVKSQTGSGKTAAFGIPLCELVDWEENKPQALVLTPTRELADQVKEDITNIGRFKRIKAAAVYGKQPFAYQQAELKQKCHVVVGTPGRVLDHLERGTLNIERIEYLVLDEADEMLNMGFIEQVEAIIEKLPKQRTTMLFSATLPENVAKLQHKYMNNPQHIEIESTETLTDQIEHSLYVVKEQQKISLLRDVTIVENPDSCIIFCRTKDNVDYVVDELEKHFYTVDKLHGGMLQEDRFAVMNEFKRGEFRYLVATDVAARGIDIDNITHVINYDIPLEKESYVHRSGRTGRAGKTGKAITFVTPNEDKFLAEIQSYIGFEIPQKMAPSEQEVSTAKDAFMEKLESRPKLKKNKNEQVNKDIMKLYFNGGKKKKLRAFDFVGTLTSIPGITAEDIGIIKIQDTVTYIDILNGKGPMVLKAMKDKTVKGKSLKVHKANK encoded by the coding sequence ATGAATAAGAAACAATTTGCAGATTTTAATATAAGTGATCCGATTATACGGACGCTCGAAGGCTTAGGGTATACAGAACCTACAGAAGTGCAGGAGAAAGTGATTCCGGTTGCATTGGCCAAGAATGACGTAACGGTAAAGTCGCAAACCGGAAGCGGGAAAACTGCTGCGTTTGGCATCCCGCTTTGTGAACTTGTGGATTGGGAAGAAAATAAGCCGCAGGCGCTTGTGCTGACTCCAACCCGGGAACTGGCTGACCAAGTTAAAGAAGATATTACGAATATTGGGCGCTTTAAACGCATCAAGGCGGCAGCCGTTTACGGTAAACAGCCTTTTGCCTATCAGCAAGCAGAATTAAAACAGAAATGCCATGTAGTTGTCGGAACTCCGGGCCGTGTCTTGGATCACCTGGAGCGCGGTACGCTGAATATTGAGCGCATTGAGTATCTCGTTCTTGATGAAGCCGATGAAATGCTCAATATGGGCTTTATTGAACAAGTAGAAGCGATTATCGAGAAACTGCCGAAACAGCGGACAACTATGCTTTTTTCAGCGACGTTGCCGGAAAACGTTGCGAAATTGCAGCATAAATACATGAACAATCCCCAGCATATTGAAATTGAATCAACAGAAACATTGACAGACCAAATTGAGCATTCCCTTTACGTAGTAAAAGAGCAGCAGAAAATCTCGTTGCTCCGTGATGTGACAATTGTTGAGAATCCAGACAGCTGCATCATTTTTTGCCGAACGAAAGACAATGTAGACTATGTAGTGGATGAACTTGAAAAACATTTTTACACAGTCGACAAATTGCATGGCGGCATGCTTCAAGAAGACCGTTTTGCTGTCATGAATGAATTCAAGAGAGGCGAGTTTCGGTACTTAGTCGCTACTGATGTAGCTGCGCGCGGAATCGATATTGATAACATTACACACGTTATCAACTACGACATTCCGTTAGAAAAAGAAAGTTATGTCCACCGGTCGGGCAGAACAGGCCGCGCCGGCAAAACAGGGAAAGCGATTACGTTTGTTACACCAAATGAAGATAAGTTTTTGGCTGAAATCCAATCCTATATCGGATTTGAAATCCCGCAAAAAATGGCTCCCTCTGAACAAGAAGTCAGCACAGCAAAAGACGCATTTATGGAAAAGCTCGAAAGCCGTCCAAAGTTGAAGAAAAACAAAAATGAGCAAGTGAACAAAGACATAATGAAGCTCTATTTCAATGGAGGAAAGAAAAAGAAATTGCGTGCGTTTGATTTTGTCGGTACCTTAACAAGCATTCCAGGTATAACCGCTGAAGATATTGGGATCATCAAAATACAAGACACGGTGACCTATATTGACATATTAAATGGAAAAGGCCCTATGGTATTGAAGGCAATGAAAGACAAGACTGTTAAAGGGAAATCCTTAAAAGTCCATAAAGCAAATAAATAG
- a CDS encoding DUF378 domain-containing protein, producing MRALNQVALILLIIGGINWLLVGLFQFDLVATIFGGQNSILARIIYVIVGLCALYALRFLPMVSHDHRADTTRR from the coding sequence ATGAGAGCATTAAATCAAGTTGCCCTTATTTTGCTAATCATCGGGGGCATCAACTGGCTGCTTGTGGGGCTTTTTCAATTCGACCTTGTAGCCACGATTTTTGGCGGCCAAAATTCAATTCTAGCCCGCATCATCTATGTCATTGTTGGTTTATGCGCTTTGTACGCATTAAGGTTTTTGCCAATGGTTTCCCACGATCATCGTGCAGATACAACTCGCCGATAA
- a CDS encoding amino acid ABC transporter ATP-binding protein, whose amino-acid sequence MITGENIHKSFGDLEVLKGVDLHVNPQEVVVLVGVSGSGKSTLLRCFNFLEMINEGKITINGHTVDPKKDNLTKIRAEVGMVFQHFNLFPHKTVLENVMEAPVTVKKMKKEDAKKLALELLEKVGLRDKADVYPSKLSGGQKQRVAIARSLAMQPKVMLFDEPTSALDPELVGEVLQVMKQLAEEGMTMVVVTHEMKFAKEVADRIIMIDKGKIIESADPKTFFENPKHERTRQFIQLVE is encoded by the coding sequence ATGATTACTGGAGAAAACATTCATAAGTCTTTTGGAGATCTCGAAGTTCTTAAAGGCGTGGATTTGCACGTCAATCCACAGGAAGTGGTTGTTCTTGTCGGAGTCAGTGGTTCTGGCAAAAGCACGCTGCTCCGTTGCTTTAACTTTTTAGAGATGATCAATGAGGGAAAAATTACGATTAACGGGCACACCGTTGATCCTAAAAAAGACAATTTAACCAAAATCCGTGCTGAAGTCGGAATGGTTTTTCAACACTTTAATTTGTTTCCCCATAAAACGGTTTTAGAAAACGTCATGGAAGCGCCAGTGACTGTCAAGAAGATGAAAAAAGAAGACGCAAAGAAACTTGCTTTGGAACTTCTTGAAAAAGTAGGCCTTCGCGACAAAGCGGACGTTTATCCAAGCAAACTTTCAGGCGGACAAAAGCAGCGTGTCGCCATTGCTCGCTCGCTGGCAATGCAGCCGAAAGTGATGCTGTTTGACGAACCAACTTCGGCTCTTGATCCTGAACTTGTAGGTGAGGTGCTACAGGTTATGAAGCAATTGGCTGAAGAAGGAATGACGATGGTTGTGGTCACTCATGAGATGAAGTTTGCTAAGGAAGTAGCGGATCGAATCATCATGATTGATAAAGGAAAGATCATCGAATCTGCTGATCCAAAAACCTTTTTTGAAAATCCTAAACACGAACGTACTCGGCAGTTCATTCAATTGGTTGAGTAA
- a CDS encoding CBS domain-containing protein: MKVSEIMTPDVDTCSPQATIQEVATRMRDLDVGSIPIAENDSLIGIVTDRDIVVRAIADQLSLDRPISEILSSDPVTGKIDMSVEDAANLMSQHQIRRLPIVENDKLVGIVSLGDIAVKDESYDNAEVALDDVSEPAEPDR, encoded by the coding sequence ATGAAGGTTTCGGAAATTATGACACCTGATGTAGATACTTGTTCACCACAGGCAACCATTCAAGAAGTTGCAACAAGAATGAGAGATCTGGATGTAGGGTCAATTCCTATCGCTGAGAATGATAGTTTAATCGGTATTGTCACAGACCGCGATATTGTTGTCCGAGCAATTGCAGATCAACTATCCTTAGATCGCCCCATTTCTGAAATTTTATCATCTGACCCTGTGACCGGAAAAATTGATATGTCTGTTGAGGATGCAGCTAATCTAATGTCCCAGCACCAAATCCGCCGATTGCCTATAGTTGAAAATGACAAGCTTGTCGGCATTGTTTCGTTGGGAGATATTGCAGTGAAAGATGAGTCATATGATAACGCGGAAGTTGCATTGGATGACGTATCAGAACCGGCAGAGCCTGACAGATAA